In bacterium, one genomic interval encodes:
- the purN gene encoding phosphoribosylglycinamide formyltransferase, with translation MFKIGVLASGKGTNLKAIIDYIKGEKASFEIGIVLSDNLDANALTIAKNEGIKAEYISPGRYKTYLEPEIEKKYVNILKENKVELVCLAGFMRVIKKTFLENFSNKIINIHPSLLPSFPGIEAWKQALEYGVKFTGCTVHFVNNRIDAGPIIMQAVVPILSDDTPGSLHKRIQEKEHIIYPLSINLISEGRVSISGRKVLIK, from the coding sequence ATGTTTAAAATAGGAGTTCTTGCTTCTGGAAAAGGGACAAATTTAAAGGCAATCATTGATTACATAAAAGGTGAGAAGGCATCTTTTGAAATAGGGATTGTTTTAAGTGATAATTTAGATGCAAATGCATTGACAATAGCAAAAAATGAAGGAATAAAAGCAGAATATATTTCACCAGGAAGATACAAAACATATCTTGAACCAGAAATTGAGAAAAAATATGTAAATATTCTAAAAGAAAACAAAGTAGAACTTGTATGCCTGGCTGGTTTTATGAGAGTGATAAAAAAAACATTTTTAGAAAATTTTTCAAATAAAATTATAAATATCCACCCTTCCCTTCTTCCATCTTTTCCTGGTATTGAAGCATGGAAACAGGCACTTGAATATGGTGTAAAATTTACTGGTTGTACTGTCCATTTTGTTAATAATAGAATTGATGCAGGCCCTATTATAATGCAAGCAGTTGTTCCCATTTTATCAGATGATACACCTGGATCATTACATAAAAGAATTCAGGAAAAAGAACATATAATATACCCATTATCAATTAACTTAATTTCAGAAGGAAGAGTAAGTATTTCTGGAAGAAAAGTACTTATAAAATAA
- a CDS encoding MerR family transcriptional regulator — MNEEKEKFFYIGDVSKITGIPEHILRYWEGEFRILKPIRDQRGHRLYSEKDIEKIKNIKLLIYKEGYKIKGAKKKIKTKEDKKSKKGIVDFLNYLIKEIEGIKKCLK; from the coding sequence ATGAATGAAGAAAAAGAAAAATTTTTCTATATTGGAGATGTAAGTAAAATAACAGGAATACCTGAACATATTCTTAGATACTGGGAGGGAGAATTTAGAATTTTAAAGCCAATAAGAGATCAGAGAGGACATCGTCTTTATAGTGAAAAAGACATTGAAAAAATTAAAAATATAAAGTTGCTTATTTATAAAGAGGGTTATAAAATAAAAGGTGCAAAGAAAAAAATAAAAACGAAAGAGGATAAAAAAAGTAAAAAAGGAATTGTTGATTTTTTAAATTACTTAATAAAAGAAATAGAAGGGATAAAAAAATGTTTAAAATAG
- a CDS encoding N-acetyltransferase gives MHTNQDIKIRKATIKDTKHIKKIVDKFADEEKMLPLSYNQIYERIRDFWVIESGKQIIGCGSLKPTWKDLAEIRSLAVKENFQKMGYGKLLIENILKEGEQLGFKKIFVLTYKPGYFEKFGFKKISKSKLPHKIWFDCINCPKFPKCDETALIKELIKK, from the coding sequence ATGCACACTAACCAAGATATAAAAATAAGAAAAGCAACAATAAAGGACACAAAACATATTAAAAAAATTGTAGATAAATTTGCTGATGAGGAAAAAATGCTTCCTTTATCTTATAATCAGATATACGAAAGAATTAGGGATTTCTGGGTAATTGAATCAGGAAAACAAATTATTGGTTGTGGGTCTTTAAAACCAACATGGAAAGACCTTGCTGAAATAAGGTCGCTTGCAGTAAAAGAGAATTTTCAAAAAATGGGATATGGAAAATTGTTAATTGAAAATATATTAAAGGAAGGGGAACAATTGGGCTTTAAAAAAATTTTTGTTCTTACATATAAGCCAGGATATTTTGAAAAATTTGGATTTAAAAAAATATCAAAATCAAAGTTGCCACATAAAATCTGGTTTGATTGTATAAATTGCCCAAAATTCCCAAAATGTGATGAAACAGCGTTAATAAAAGAACTTATAAAAAAATGA